The Populus alba chromosome 4, ASM523922v2, whole genome shotgun sequence genome contains a region encoding:
- the LOC118058506 gene encoding uncharacterized protein has protein sequence MCNFNLQEFQIPAANNLEDESIDFSLLRLDSSTNNHHHSTPCTTCGCSASSSSNKRRSPDHNPQDQLTKKPKKLFVEPHETTTTNDNNNVPNSVSGFSKILQPICGTNPVLRRCLSDPYSPPNVANLVAQSPPESSKKGSASLPPKPPLRRSLSDLSPNKSLSRSSSFNGSSSFKWLKKMRDSMKEINQWWDEIITDTDDLFAEPCDFEEQAEKLGPEDNPTDATEKSDSMKDYEESVCVEKSGDCFIVHFKCPCGKRYQILLSGGNCYYKIM, from the exons ATGTGCAACTTTAATCTTCAAGAATTCCAAATCCCCGCAGCCAACAACTTAGAAGATGAATCCATTGATTTCTCTCTTCTCCGCCTTGACTCCTCCACCAACAACCACCACCACAGTACTCCTTGCACTACTTGTGGCTGCTCTGCCTCTTCCTCTTCCAACAAACGCAGGTCTCCTGACCATAACCCACAAGACCAACTCACAAAGAAACCCAAGAAACTGTTTGTTGAACCCCATGAAACCACTACTACTAACGACAACAACAATGTCCCTAATTCTGTATCGGGTTTCTCCAAGATTCTCCAACCCATTTGCGGTACTAACCCTGTCCTCCGCCGCTGCCTTTCTGATCCTTATTCCCCGCCAAATGTGGCCAACTTGGTCGCACAATCGCCACCGGAGAGTTCTAAGAAGGGAAGTGCGTCTCTGCCTCCAAAGCCACCGTTGAGAAGATCACTGTCAGACCTGTCTCCTAACAAGAGCCTTTCAAGGTCTTCAAGTTTCAATGGAAGTTCCAGTTTCAAG TGGCTGAAGAAGATGAGAGATAGCATGAAGGAAATAAATCAATGGTGGGACGAAATTATAACCGATACTGATGACCTTTTTGCTGAGCCATGTGATTTTGAAGAACAAGCTGAGAAATTAGGCCCTGAAGATAACCCTACTGATGCAACTGAAAAG AGTGATTCAATGAAAGATTATGAAGAATCTGTTTGTGTGGAGAAATCTGGGGATTGCTTCATCGTTCATTTCAAGTGTCCCTGCGGCAAACGATATCAGATCCTTCTCTCTGGAGGGAACTGTTACTACAAAATCATGTAG